From Bacteroidota bacterium, a single genomic window includes:
- a CDS encoding DUF3471 domain-containing protein, with translation MSYYKANTFAIKWEYQDMNADAFAMFNLDEEGKAQGIKMKGISPNIDFSYDFHDLNLKRKKNKKE, from the coding sequence ATGTCTTATTATAAGGCTAATACTTTTGCTATTAAATGGGAATATCAGGATATGAATGCAGATGCCTTTGCCATGTTTAATTTAGATGAGGAAGGAAAAGCACAAGGTATAAAAATGAAAGGCATCTCACCAAATATAGATTTCAGCTATGATTTTCATGACCTCAATCTTAAGAGGAAAAAAAACAAGAAGGAATGA